One window of the Verrucomicrobium sp. genome contains the following:
- a CDS encoding NlpC/P60 family protein has product MADPAPSLSSADLQQGFLKETQSLAAQGLPYTWGNWDCSGTTRRLYERVAGINIGQTASDQFVNLYRQGKVAGPPRDGSGQVNSQALAREMKPGDLIFFSNTYRPDPSRGSDVTHVMIYLGQNEKGQMLMSGSQQSHGACNPAGSGPDIYVFDPNQTKGGYQNGLGRVKGQFCGFGRPMGSLQDHAEPTARLNVAMPEQNRVASAASRAGEWLGGKPGQALSGLSQFFNSDTQQELKMILGFVLSLVEGFLGKQEKAAAAPQQQPPQQAPAAARAESRQQQAPAQETAPAPAQTVAQERQAAPQQNASPWQNAQRSWNIAPPGAGGQQITVAG; this is encoded by the coding sequence ATGGCAGATCCGGCCCCTTCTCTTTCCTCCGCCGACCTCCAACAGGGCTTCCTGAAGGAGACGCAATCCCTTGCTGCCCAAGGACTCCCATATACCTGGGGCAACTGGGACTGCTCCGGCACCACCCGCCGCCTCTATGAGCGCGTGGCCGGGATCAACATCGGCCAGACCGCCTCGGACCAATTCGTAAACCTCTACCGGCAGGGAAAAGTCGCCGGTCCGCCCCGGGACGGCTCCGGCCAAGTCAATTCCCAGGCACTGGCCCGGGAGATGAAACCGGGCGACCTCATCTTCTTCTCCAACACCTACCGCCCGGACCCCTCCCGCGGATCGGACGTCACCCACGTCATGATCTACCTGGGCCAGAACGAAAAAGGCCAGATGCTCATGTCGGGCTCCCAGCAGTCCCACGGCGCCTGCAATCCGGCGGGCAGCGGCCCGGACATCTACGTCTTCGACCCCAACCAGACCAAGGGCGGCTACCAGAACGGCCTGGGCCGCGTGAAAGGGCAATTCTGCGGCTTCGGCCGCCCCATGGGCAGCCTCCAGGACCACGCGGAGCCGACGGCCCGCCTGAACGTCGCCATGCCGGAACAAAACCGCGTGGCCTCCGCCGCCAGCCGCGCCGGAGAATGGCTCGGCGGAAAGCCCGGCCAAGCCCTCTCCGGCCTCTCCCAATTCTTCAACTCCGACACCCAGCAGGAATTGAAAATGATCCTGGGATTCGTCCTCAGCCTCGTCGAAGGCTTCCTGGGCAAACAGGAAAAGGCCGCCGCCGCGCCGCAGCAACAACCGCCGCAGCAGGCCCCCGCCGCCGCACGCGCGGAAAGCCGCCAGCAGCAGGCGCCCGCGCAGGAAACCGCTCCCGCCCCGGCCCAAACCGTCGCCCAGGAACGCCAGGCCGCGCCGCAGCAGAACGCCAGCCCCTGGCAGAACGCGCAGCGGTCCTGGAACATCGCCCCCCCCGGCGCGGGCGGCCAGCAGATCACCGTCGCGGGCTGA
- the typA gene encoding translational GTPase TypA: protein MEKIRNIAIIAHVDHGKTTMVDQLLRQSGTFRSNQQVAERVMDSMDLEREKGITIRAKNAAFQYKDYHVNIVDTPGHADFGGEVERSLKMVDGVLLVVDSLDGPQAQTKFVLKKALAVGAKPIVVLNKVDRENARPNIVLDMVFELFLELNATDEQLDFPIVYASGKVGFASKTWDGQLTDEIRNAGMTALYDTIIEKIPPPQADSSKHFELLVANLDYSEYVGRIALGKIYGGSVKVGDPIVCLHKDGRKSKGKVTQIMSHAGLQKIEIPEAHAGNIVGIAGIEEVYIGETLTDKEEREPLPFVDIDPPTIKMQLLVNDSPLAGREGKFLTARHIRDRLVKETRTNVSLIVKDTDSAAAFEVSARGEMQIAVLVEQMRREGFELMVSRPEVIFEKDAQGNVLEPIENIYVDIPQENLGDILQALSARKAEITDMKHATKTVLIEGVIPTRGLIGFETDLVNLTRGTGIMSHIFKEYGPKRGEISTRQNGVLVSMEGGESTAFALNNIQERGTLFVGPGEDIYEGMIVGENARPDDMSVNPCKAKALTNMRSQGDGKGIQLASPRILTLERSLEYIANDEYVEATPTKLRMRKKILDPNQRRRAEQKAAV, encoded by the coding sequence AGTCGGGCACCTTCCGCTCCAACCAGCAGGTTGCCGAGCGCGTCATGGACTCCATGGACCTGGAACGGGAAAAGGGCATCACCATCCGGGCCAAGAACGCCGCCTTCCAGTACAAAGACTACCACGTCAACATCGTCGACACCCCGGGCCACGCCGACTTCGGCGGCGAAGTGGAGCGCAGCCTGAAGATGGTCGACGGCGTGCTCCTCGTCGTCGACTCCCTCGACGGCCCGCAGGCCCAGACCAAATTCGTGCTCAAGAAAGCCCTGGCCGTCGGCGCCAAGCCCATCGTCGTCCTCAACAAGGTCGACCGCGAGAACGCCCGCCCCAACATCGTCCTCGACATGGTCTTCGAGCTCTTCCTGGAACTCAACGCCACCGACGAGCAGCTCGACTTCCCCATCGTCTACGCCTCCGGAAAAGTCGGCTTCGCCAGCAAGACCTGGGACGGCCAGCTCACCGACGAGATCCGCAACGCGGGCATGACCGCCCTCTACGACACCATCATCGAAAAGATCCCGCCCCCGCAGGCCGACTCCAGCAAGCACTTCGAGCTGCTCGTCGCCAACCTGGACTACAGCGAATACGTCGGCCGCATCGCCCTGGGCAAAATCTACGGCGGCAGCGTCAAAGTGGGCGACCCCATCGTCTGCCTCCACAAGGACGGCCGCAAGAGCAAGGGCAAGGTCACCCAGATCATGTCCCACGCCGGCCTGCAAAAGATCGAAATCCCCGAAGCCCACGCCGGCAACATCGTCGGCATCGCCGGCATCGAAGAGGTCTACATCGGCGAGACCCTGACCGACAAGGAGGAGCGCGAGCCCCTGCCCTTCGTCGACATCGACCCGCCCACCATCAAGATGCAGCTGCTGGTCAACGACTCCCCCCTGGCCGGCCGCGAGGGCAAGTTCCTCACCGCCCGCCACATCCGCGACCGCCTCGTCAAGGAGACCCGGACCAACGTCAGCCTCATCGTGAAGGACACGGACAGCGCCGCCGCCTTCGAGGTGAGCGCCCGCGGCGAAATGCAGATCGCCGTCCTCGTCGAGCAGATGCGCCGCGAAGGCTTCGAGCTCATGGTCTCCCGCCCGGAAGTCATCTTTGAGAAGGACGCGCAGGGCAACGTCCTGGAGCCGATCGAGAACATCTACGTCGACATCCCCCAGGAAAACCTGGGCGACATCCTCCAGGCCCTCTCCGCCCGCAAGGCGGAAATCACCGACATGAAGCACGCCACGAAGACCGTCCTCATCGAGGGCGTCATCCCCACGCGCGGCCTCATCGGCTTCGAGACCGACCTGGTGAACCTCACCCGCGGCACCGGCATCATGAGCCACATCTTCAAGGAATACGGCCCGAAGCGCGGCGAAATCAGCACCCGCCAGAACGGCGTCCTCGTTTCCATGGAAGGCGGCGAGTCGACCGCGTTCGCCCTGAACAACATCCAGGAGCGCGGCACCCTCTTCGTCGGCCCCGGCGAGGATATCTACGAAGGCATGATCGTGGGCGAGAACGCCCGCCCGGACGACATGAGCGTCAACCCCTGCAAAGCCAAGGCGCTGACCAACATGCGCTCCCAGGGCGACGGCAAGGGCATCCAGCTCGCCAGCCCCCGCATCCTGACCCTGGAACGGTCCCTCGAGTACATCGCCAACGACGAATACGTCGAAGCGACCCCGACCAAGCTCCGCATGCGCAAGAAGATCCTGGACCCCAACCAGCGCCGCCGCGCCGAGCAGAAAGCCGCCGTCTAA